In Besnoitia besnoiti strain Bb-Ger1 chromosome IX, whole genome shotgun sequence, a single genomic region encodes these proteins:
- a CDS encoding hypothetical protein (encoded by transcript BESB_011920) → MASPLGAAESNGRNSGLPSQPSGGRGGAAQLPQTGAMKARQAEGAPCEAASEPDAKMPEASAETPSCAPPLPATRAARRAASRASASASACASASASVAAALEWRNDEASLSKRRRLAGATGGADASAASSSPLAAPEPPSLLSLDTNLLLSLLQMLSTREQLESVLPLCRALCLSLAALPFMHSLVLRQSPSLFASFFSADGRPGLARACCARCCALSCFAPELLGDPEGASAPSPACGRASADMQSARAPPQDSTDGKKAPAPGSAASSPHAAAVSASAALSSPEPSQAFVGASSPAAHRAQPLCGSPFFPFLLRLRKCARLKTVDLCIPGSLAPSPLLALLLLRCAPSLRRLTLRGLDEGSVSWRMRRGPLEPANGAHAAAQQPRADPAVARFLPCGCQTKAKGGAACDAQGRRSRPARANGDQEPQCHTGGVSALPSRAGATVPAAAEGLRTDWLAGGRAASDSPSPSAESCAPAASCLSPCASSGSSFSAAAAPSQSQASRPPGLPEVPDSAAVVAAASAAPGLGEARSRGERAWSCASCESVRASAALLRWCDAEGAFPSGVKVRDLWLPARPLTRCLADATLLETLELDVCRRRGMYSTVPLAQLHLLGSALGTQALSRLRVLEICNATPRSFKCGAIALPSLQTLRLHFIEVAGDGTHDLGALLQGCPQLEHLAVHTDSDDDQMIFLNRLLIKSLRQLASDDSGAKNPSRPVAHSASGVAASEQPPALRVVQPPEESRSLSLPAVASALPAAAAAGASRSDFFAVGFDVRSQKRGEDALKPPPALARLETFQMMLLDLRVAELLGRVAPALRVLRLTEVDSFRSREGRAVLMDAVRRLRQMRRLELGGLLLEAEGKLELDALLAEEARARGWSRDSLTLCHGASAAHELFIPSV, encoded by the exons ATGGCTTCTCCTCTgggcgctgcagagtcgAACGGGAGGAACTCGGGGCTGCCCAGCCAGCCTTCTGggggccgcggaggcgcggcacaGCTCCCTCAGACCGGCGCGATGAAGGCGCGCCAGGCAGAAGGCGCCCCCTGTGAAGCGGCTTCAGAGCCCGACGCGAAGATgcccgaggcgagcgccgagactccctcctgcgcgccgccgctgccagccacgcgcgcggcccgaagagccgcttcgcgcgcctccgcctctgcatctgcctgtgcatctgcctctgcatctgtcgctgccgcgctcgagTGGCGAAATGATGAGGCCTCTCTGTCTAAGCGCCGAAggctggcgggcgcgactggcggcgccgatgcgtctgcggcgtctagctccccgctcgcggcgccggagccgccgtctctgctcAGCCTAGACACAAATTTGCTTCTGAGTTTGCTGCAGATGCTTTCCACGCGCGAGCAACTCGAGAGCGTCCTTCCGCTGTGTCGCGCGCTGTgcctgtcgctcgccgccctgccCTTCATGCACTCGCTCGTGCTGCGGCAGTCGCCCAGCCTCTTTgcctcgtttttctccgcCGACGGCCGACCCGGTCTGGCGCGGGCCTGCTgtgctcgctgctgcgccctctCGTGCTTTGCGCCCGAGCTGCTCGGAGATCCTGAGGGTGCATCGGCGCCCAGCCCCGCGTGCGGACGCGCTTCTGCGGACATGCaaagcgcgcgcgcgcctccgcaggacTCGACCGACGGCaagaaggcgcctgcgcccggctccgcggcttcttctccccACGCTGCGGCCGtttcggcgagcgccgccctGTCCTCCCCTGAGCCGAGTCAGGCCTTTGtgggcgcgtcgtcgcccgccgcgcacaGGGCCCAGCCTCTCTGCGGAAGCCCCTTCTTCccgtttcttctgcgcctgcgaaaGTGCGCGCGTTTGAAGACCGTGGATCTCTGCATTCCCGGCAGTTTGGCGCCTTCGCCActgctcgccctcctgctgctgcgctgcgcgccctcaCTCCGGCGCCTCACGCTCCGCGGGCTCGACGAGGGCAGCGTCTCTTGGCGTATGCGGCGAGGGCCGCTCGAACCGGCGAatggcgcgcacgccgcagcccagcagccgcgcgcagaccCCGCAGTGGCGCGCTTCTTGCCCTGCGGCTGCCAGACGAAGGCAAAAgggggcgcggcgtgcgacgcgcaaggcaggcgcagccgccctgCCCGCGCAAACGGCGATCAGGAGCCTCAGTGCCACACGGGGGGGGTCTCGGCACTCCCCAGTCGTGCGGGTGCGACTgtgcccgcggccgcagagggacTCCGCACCGActggctcgccggcggacgGGCGGCTTCGGactcgccgtctccctcggcgGAGTcgtgcgcgcccgccgcctcctgtctcagcccctgcgcctcgtctggttcctctttttctgcggccgctgcgccttcgcagtcgcaggcctcgcggcctccgggTCTCCCTGAGGTCCCCGACTCTGCTgcggtcgtcgccgccgcctctgcagctcccgGCCTCGGGGAAgcaagaagccgcggcgagcgcgcctggTCGTGCGCCTCGTGCGAGTCTGTccgcgcgtcggctgcgctgCTGAGGTGGTGCGACGCAGAGGGTGCTTTTCCATCTGGCGTGAAGGTGCGTGACCTCTGGCTGCCAGCGCGACCTCtcacgcgctgcctcgccgacgCGACCCTGCTGGAGACCCTCGAGCTGGAcgtctgccggcgccgcggcatgTATTCCACCGTAcccctcgcgcagctgcatctCCTGGGCAGCGCGCTCGGCACGCAGGCCCTTAGCCGTCTGCGCGTTCTCGAAATCTGCAATGCAACGCCCCGCAGCTTCAA GTGCGGCGCCATTGCTCTCCCGAGTCTGCAGACCTTGCGGCTGCACTTCATCGAGGTTGCGGGGGACGGCACACACGACTTGGG cgcttTGCTTCAGGGCTGTCCGCAGCTGGAGCACCTCGCGGTGCAcacagacagcgacgacgaccaGATGATTTTCCTCAACCGGCTTTTAATCAAGTCTCTTCGGCAGCTCGCGAGCGACGACTCGGGCGCCAAGAACCCCTCGCGGCCTGTAGCGCACTCGGCGTCAGGTGTGGCTGCCTCCGAGCAGCCGCCGGCTCTGAGGGTGGTGCAGCCGCCAGAGGagtcgcgctcgctgtctctgccggcagtcgcctccgccctgccagcggctgccgctgctggagcCTCACGGAGTGACTTCTTTGCAGTGGGGTTTGACGTTCGTTCGCAGAaacgcggcgaggacgccttGAAACCCCCGCCAGCCCTGGCGCGTCTCGAGACCTTCCAAATGATGCTGCTTgatctccgcgtcgccgagctCCTCGGCCGGGTGGCGCCCGCCCTGCGAGTCCTGCGCTTGACTGAAGTCGACAGCTTCCG GTCCCGCGAAGGGCGCGCAGTGCTTATGGATGCGGTGCGGCGCCTCAGGCAGATGCGCAGGCTGGAGCTTGGGGGGCTGCTGCTGGAAGCAGAGGGAAAGCTGGAACTCGATGCGCTGCTGGCTGAAGAGGCTCGCGCTCGAGGCTGGAGTCGAGACTCGCTGACGCTCTGCCACGGGGCCTCGGCTGCGCACGAGCTTTTCATTCCGTCCGTTTGA
- a CDS encoding hypothetical protein (encoded by transcript BESB_011900) gives MARAFWWLFATSVLSVAQTRGSHSGGGTLFLEGADHLAFHIPEITLYPSRLILELIHLKALGMLNLVPVPPQIVDCKIGVVDRNACEKVLVVDIGGNKLTYQDFESIFAMLPNYRSSSDGPQHLSPHDFYSTFEPTTTQDLGLFTLYNYYLMQDIFFGPIWKAFSSGADAAKQPTPKNQTIASHGDSISGSEALDSSPPASYPSADNSTASGSAAQAFPSLTTVLSAVRDARLVEPLSEAHFAPEHLRLVSAAQRLLDCYLHGTPIVVPK, from the coding sequence ATGGCGCGAGCCTTCTGGTGGCTGTTCGCTACTTCTGTTTTGTCAGTTGCACAGACGCGGGGCAGTCACTCCGGTGGGGGTACCCTGTTTCTTGAGGGCGCCGATCATCTGGCTTTCCATATTCCGGAGATCACCCTTTATCCCTCGCGTCTGATACTCGAGCTGATTCATCTGAAAGCTCTAGGCATGCTAAACCTGGTCCCCGTTCCACCACAAATCGTCGACTGCAAGATTGGCGTTGTAGACCGAAACGCGTGTGAGAAGGTGTTGGTAGTCGATATCGGAGGGAACAAGCTGACGTACCAGGACTTCGAGAGTATCTTTGCAATGCTGCCAAACTATCGCTCCTCTTCCGATGGACCGCAGCACCTTTCGCCTCACGACTTTTACTCGACGTTTGAACCCACGACTACGCAGGACCTAGGACTATTCACCTTATACAACTACTATCTTATGCAGGATATTTTCTTTGGCCCTATCTGGAAGGCTTTTTCGAGCGGTGCTGACGCTGCCAAGCAACCCACTCCTAAGAATCAAACGATTGCGTCACACGGCGACTCGATATCAGGAAGCGAAGCCTTAGAttcttcgcctcccgctAGCTACCCTAGCGCTGACAACTCCACTGCTtcaggcagcgcggcgcaagCTTTTCCTAGTCTTACAACAGTGTTGAGCGCTGTACGCGACGCTCGCCTCGTAGAACCTCTGTCTGAGGCACATTTCGCGCCCGAACATCTGCGCTTAGTGTCAGCAGCACAACGGCTGCTCGATTGTTATCTCCATGGGACGCCTATCGTAGTTCCAAAGTAG
- a CDS encoding F-box domain-containing protein (encoded by transcript BESB_011910) yields the protein MAEIDTSASGPDVAAPSCLPTALLLQISSFLTPSDVCAMCATCRRWREVCCVDLQPLWREFVSKKFGRKYENYVTFTGDQDWRRLYLKISKFISNLRRGNAHVSYYAALLEPPLSDAYEGCLAMATDCSRLLWENGSVLQCVDIDKGKELWRVPVAHRKNGSSRPSVVVGKSKVFLHIEQQVHVYELTTGAFVTLLSIPPDDSGIPSPCPGVLDSAGNNMPLDVSLRNLHFTFLTRRTLFVFHSETLKLLYKVQHRELTPQIDTVDGIDFCWAGNRCCAGPEGAECHECSVHGFMFRPQCQQICRHIVTWLVKRSKSIQIWDIRDGSHVDCLSGHEAPVQKVRHVMNWRDIAEYFLASLDTEGIVRIWASKNRQFFCLQELRPDISRGSVFRMSFSTTHLMAMSKEAAGRDVLLTIWRFDQDAANQLLRQASAAQAKKVAEAEARRARALADGNGEEREAAPDIVLSRRKTNGVDSEAGKATSGCVPAAHASSCSSSLPISFHCVACHRETKKWRAVRASHQRTPAETPLAGSEGEPEEGEDELLRERRCSLFRKRLSSSCRDAGRHHGGSQPSRADRDSHAGACSPEALLGHGENADCPARALKACAGWRSSSRYRAAHSPHCCKTSTSPSVRRPTSGRPSSRSPPLSPCAGTAGGRQSARRQQAGDSSSAASLRHPLHVCSYSGVLAVDPNDPSPHVKRAFLYTRSRDASELESGCSMSFAVARDGLTSGSSEALLRSPSPVADVMQSQDSGTQRASEKLANLSVSCVSSMSSASALRETDSTLASASSESRPRGGDSDCDCPFCNCGSSNRCLFRRQSRHEAQASSSPGAVSRASARIRVVALSCSPAWLSIRSVPHSSEPPLAASPVHSTVVTAPPLPRFQIPTFGIPPSPPRFLPSFASAGQGEAERSSAATASPRSPSFSMSSLSHSTSAGSRSACARDARSPCSVLQKETTFTAGPRAYYADFIDGQLLALWNFSVPSSDRRYTAFRYSLSDWRVYDCVGQAATSPFQRSEDEKGSPQREQAPDTDRRVSREASPAQPALHQCRQPAIQYVQGRTSVRQTVIVMPAAPGVYGAAASGGETDLGTVVRRSPGPAAFSMENRGDVWTLLDWKCIALDPRGNVTVYDFCPA from the exons ATGGCAGAGATAGACACCTCCGCCTCGGGACCAGATGTGGCGGCCCCTTCGTGTCTGCCTACAGCTCTGTTGCTGCAAATTTCGTCTTTCCTCACTCCGTCAGATGTGTGTGCCATGTGTGCGACGTGTCGACGATGGAGAGAGGTGTGTTGTGTTGATCTCCAGCCCCTGTGGAGGGAATTTGTAAGTAAAAAGTTTGGTCGGAAGTACGAGAACTACGTCACCTTCACGGGGGATCAGGACTGGCGGCGACTGTATTTGAAAATTTCCAAGTTCATTTCGAATTTGCGGCGAGGGAACGCTCACGTGAGCTACTACGCCGCACTTCTCGAGCCTCCGTTGTCCGATGCGTACGAAGGATGTTTGGCTATGGCTACAGATTGCTCGCGTCTTTTGTGGGAGAACGGCAGCGTTCTCCAGTGCGTAGACATCGATAAGGGCAAGGAACTCTGGCGGGTTCCAGTTGCGCACCGCAAAAACGGCTCGTCGCGCCCCAGCGTAGTGGTGGGGAAGAGTAAGGTGTTCCTCCACATAGAGCAGCAGGTTCATGTGTACGAGCTGACGACGGGTGCGTTTGTGACGCTCCTCTCGATTCCGCCAGACGATAGCGGCATCCCATCGCCGTGCCCTGGCGTCCTAGACAGTGCAGGCAATAATATGCCGCTGGATGTCTCCCTGCGAAATCTGCACTTTACCTTTTTGACCCGACGCACGCTCTTTGTTTTCCACTCGGAAACACTCAAACTGCTCTACAAGGTGCAGCACCGCGAGCTGACGCCGCAGATTGATACAGTCGACGGCATCGACTTTTGCTGGGCGGGCAATCGGTGCTGTGCGGGTCCCGAAGGTGCGGAGTGTCATGAGTGCTCAGTTCACGGCTTTATGTTTCGCCCGCAGTGCCAGCAAATTTGTAGACACATCGTCACCTGGTTGGTGAAACGCAGCAAGTCGATTCAAATCTGGGACATCCGCGACGGCTCGCATGTCGACTGTTTGAGCGGGCACGAGGCACCCGTTCAGAAAGTCCGACACGTAATGAACTGGCGGGACATTGCAGAGTATTTTCTGGCTTCGCTCGATACCGAAGGCATTGTGAGAATTTGGGCCTCGAAAAACCGCCAGTTCTTCTGCTTGCAAGAACTCAGGCCGGATATCTCGCGTGGAAGCGTATTTCGAATGTCCTTCTCCACGACCCACCTCATGGCCATGTCGAAGGAAGCTGCCGGCCGAGACGTTCTGCTCACCATCTGGAGATTCGACCAAGACGCCGCCAATCAACTTTTGAGGCAagccagcgcggcgcaagCCAAAAAGGttgcggaggccgaggcgaggagggcgagagctTTAGCTGACGGAAATGGCGAGGAGCGTGAAGCGGCGCCCGATATCGTGCTTTCGCGGAGGAAAACAAATGGAGTCGATTCCGAAGCTGGAAAAGCGACTTCAGGCTGTGTACCGGCTGCCCACGCGTCCTCTTGTTCTTCCTCGTTGCCGATCTCGTTTCACTGTGTAGCTTGCCACAGAGAAACGAAGAAATGGAGGGCGGTACGCGCTTCTCATCAGCGGACTCCTGCGGAGACTCCGCTGGCAGGATCTGAAGGGGAAccggaagagggagaggacgagcTTCTTCGCGAGCGAAGATGCAGCTTATTCAGAAAGCGactctcctcctcttgccGAGATGCCGGCAGGCACCACGGTGGAAGCCAACCATCTCGAGCCGACCGAGACAGCCATGCTGGAGCTTGTTCCCCCGAGGCACTTCTTGGCCACGGCGAGAACGCGGATTGCCCAGCTCGTGCTTTGAAAGCAT GCGCCGGCTGGCGCAGTTCTAGCCGGTATCGCGCGGCTCATAGCCCTCACTGCTGTAAGACAAGCACCAGTCCGTCTGTCCGCAGACCAACTTCTGGTCGTCCCTcttcgcgttcgccgccgctttCGCCTTGCGCTGGCACTGCCGGCGGTCGTCAAAGTGCCCGGAGGCAGCAAGCCGGCgattcttcttccgcggcgtcgcttcgccATCCTCTCCACGTCTGTTCTTATTCAGGAGTGTTGGCCGTCGATCCGAACGACCCGTCGCCGCACGTGAAGCGCGCATTTCTCTATACAAGGAGTCGTGACGCATCGGAGCTTGAGTCAGGCTGCTCCATGtcgttcgccgtcgcgcgagaCGGACTCACCTCTGGCTCCTCGGAGGCCCTCCTtcggtcgccctcgcctgtCGCCGACGTCATGCAGAGCCAGGACAGTGGAACGCAACGCGCATCCGAGAAGTTGGCGAACCTCTCGGTATCGTGTGTGTCGTCCATGTCTTCGGCCTCCGCTCTGCGGGAGACAGACAGCAcgctggcgtctgcgtctaGCGAGTCGcggccccgcggcggcgactccgATTGCGATTGCCCTTTTTGCAACTGTGGAAGCAGCAACAGGTGTTTGTTTCGACGCCAGAGTCGACATGAAGCCcaggcgtcttcctctcccggTGCCGTGTCGCGTGCGAGCGCGCGGATACGCGTGGTGGCCTTGAGTTGCTCTCCAGCGTGGCTCTCTATTCGCTCCGTTCCGCATTCCAGCGAACCTCCTCTGGCGGCTTCGCCCGTGCATAGCACTGTGGTgactgcgcctccgctgcctcgctttcAAATTCCCACCTTTGGAAtccctccgtcgccgccgcgctttcTCCCGtccttcgcttccgccggtCAGGGAGAGGCCGAACGCTCGTcggctgcgacggcgtcgcctcgctcgccatCCTTTTCAATGAGCTCGCTCTCGCACTCCACCTCCGCTGGGAGTcgttctgcatgcgcgcgagacgctcgGTCACCCTGCTCAGTCTtgcagaaggagacgacTTTCACTGCTGGCCCGCGCGCGTACTACGCGGACTTCATCGACGGGCAGCTGCTCGCCTTGTGGAACTTCAGCGTGCCTTCTTCTGATCGACGGTACACCGCGTTTCGATATTCCCTCTCGGACTGGCGCGTGTATGACTGTGTCGGGcaagcggcgacgagcccgttccagcgaagcgaagacgaaaaagggtctccgcagcgcgaACAGGCCCCAGACACAGACCGGAGAGTCTCTCGCgaggcgtctcctgcgcagcCCGCTCTCCACCAGTGCAGACAGCCCGCCATCCAGTATGTGCAAGGACGAACCTCCGTGAGGCAAACGGTCATCGTTATGCCCGCAGCTCCAGGGGTGTATGGAGCAGCCGCAAGCGGCGGTGAAACGGACTTGGGAACGGTTGTGAGGCGAAGTCCGGGACCCGCGGCTTTCTCCATGGAAAACCGCGGCGACGTCTGGACGCTGCTCGACTGGAAATGCATTGCGCTTGACCCGCGTGGGAATGTCACCGTATATGACTTTTGTCCGGCATAA